One Streptomyces sp. NBC_01217 genomic region harbors:
- a CDS encoding helix-turn-helix transcriptional regulator, with translation MLGDVETRSVSPVFVGRAGEFASLVDALTRATAPSGGGTGGEPQALLIGGEAGVGKTRLVEEFLAAAVRREAAVAVGGCVEIGADGLPYAPFSTALRALRRTLPDEMAAACSGQEGELARLLPELGEADRDATDEHSTARLFELTARLLERISAQRAVVLVLEDLHWADASTRHLLAYLFRTVRSGRLVVIGTYRSDDIHRRHPLRPLLAELDRLRAVRRIELARFNRAEVRRQLTGILAATPEPALVDEIFERSDGNAFFVEELACCLECGDHSRLSDSLRDLLLVRVEALPDGAQKIARIVAEGGSTVEYELLAAVAQLAEDELIEALRAAVGANLLLTSPEGNGYRFRHSLVREAVSDDLLPGERSRLNRRYAQALEADPTLVRAGERATRLASYWYGAHDAAKALPAVLQASAETRRRYAFSEQLRLLERAMELWDDAPDEVRRTLRPIDYAESYPACGCDPDTTPLRYLDLMAEATVAARFGGDRERALAIAKKAMRVLNGEDDPLRAAWFWVQRSRLMQDLARGDGRQELANAQELVRGLPPSAVHADVLMSVAGWGALHRPGAETLLAVDRAVEYARLVGDEYIELHARLTRGWLTADAGDADEGIAEMYAVRDRADELHLVGIMSRAGINLPSTLEAMGRSLEAVAAADHGIEISRSHGIADMEAWVRCNQATSLFSLGHWDESRTTTDAAARAAQSGKAQGLVASHRTELALAQGDLAEAEIQLALTRRFFGSRDPQPQHLITPVRHAMMLAVQQGRLPEARAVFEAQSEQGFPPGTQRYALPLLHVAAAAEADSRGLPAADPGRPAILAAVRAHLKRLPMLVPVWAAHGLLVDAELARAEGLDTPDHWSRAAAAFAPLHRPYQLAQIHYRWTEALLIASGDRSAATALLRDAHHTAGRLGARPLTETIELLAGRARITLTAPERTGAHGTAHEIPAAVTVPDRDGTTEETADREQTEDHLREAAAAAVESFGLTRREQDVHRLVAAGHTNRRIAEELYISPKTASVHVSNILAKLGVSSRGEAAALAHRLRLYPAGNAAS, from the coding sequence ATGCTCGGCGACGTGGAGACCAGGTCCGTCAGTCCCGTGTTCGTCGGCCGCGCAGGTGAATTCGCCTCCCTCGTCGATGCGCTCACCCGCGCCACCGCGCCGAGCGGCGGCGGCACCGGCGGCGAGCCGCAGGCGCTGCTCATCGGCGGCGAGGCGGGCGTCGGCAAGACCAGGCTGGTCGAGGAGTTCCTCGCGGCGGCGGTGCGCCGCGAGGCCGCCGTCGCCGTCGGCGGCTGTGTCGAGATCGGCGCCGACGGCCTGCCGTACGCCCCGTTCTCCACCGCCCTGCGCGCCCTGCGCCGCACCCTGCCCGACGAGATGGCCGCGGCCTGCTCCGGGCAGGAGGGCGAGCTGGCCCGCCTGCTCCCCGAACTCGGCGAGGCCGACCGGGACGCGACCGACGAGCACAGCACCGCCCGCCTCTTCGAACTCACCGCCAGACTCCTGGAGCGCATCTCCGCACAGCGCGCGGTCGTCCTCGTCCTGGAGGACCTGCACTGGGCCGACGCCTCCACCCGCCATCTCCTCGCCTATCTCTTCCGCACCGTGCGCAGCGGCCGCCTCGTCGTGATCGGCACCTACCGCTCCGACGACATCCACCGCCGCCACCCCCTGCGCCCCCTCCTCGCCGAGCTGGACCGGCTCCGTGCCGTCCGCCGGATCGAACTCGCCCGCTTCAACCGCGCCGAGGTCCGCCGCCAGCTCACCGGCATCCTCGCCGCCACCCCCGAGCCCGCCCTCGTGGACGAGATCTTCGAACGCTCCGACGGCAACGCCTTCTTCGTCGAGGAACTCGCCTGCTGCCTGGAGTGCGGCGACCACTCCCGGCTCTCCGACTCGCTGCGCGACCTCCTGCTGGTCCGCGTCGAAGCGCTCCCCGACGGCGCCCAGAAGATCGCCCGGATCGTCGCCGAGGGCGGCTCCACCGTCGAGTACGAACTGCTGGCCGCCGTGGCGCAACTTGCCGAGGACGAGCTCATCGAGGCGCTGCGGGCGGCCGTCGGCGCCAATCTGCTGCTCACCTCCCCCGAGGGCAACGGCTACCGCTTCCGCCACTCCCTGGTCCGGGAGGCCGTCAGCGACGACCTGCTGCCCGGCGAGCGCTCCCGGCTCAACCGGCGCTACGCACAGGCCCTGGAGGCCGACCCCACCCTCGTCCGCGCCGGTGAACGCGCCACCCGGCTCGCCAGCTACTGGTACGGCGCACACGATGCCGCCAAGGCCCTGCCCGCCGTACTGCAGGCCTCGGCCGAGACCCGCCGCCGCTACGCGTTCTCCGAGCAACTGCGCCTGCTGGAACGGGCGATGGAGCTGTGGGACGACGCCCCCGACGAGGTGCGCCGCACCCTGCGCCCCATCGACTACGCCGAGAGCTACCCGGCCTGCGGCTGCGACCCCGACACCACCCCGCTGCGCTATCTCGACCTGATGGCCGAGGCCACCGTCGCCGCCCGGTTCGGCGGCGATCGCGAACGGGCCCTGGCCATCGCCAAGAAGGCCATGCGCGTCCTGAACGGCGAGGACGACCCGCTGCGCGCCGCCTGGTTCTGGGTCCAGCGCTCACGGCTGATGCAGGACCTCGCCCGGGGCGACGGCCGGCAGGAACTGGCCAACGCCCAGGAGCTCGTCCGCGGCCTGCCCCCGTCCGCCGTGCACGCCGATGTCCTGATGAGCGTGGCTGGATGGGGCGCGCTGCACCGCCCGGGCGCCGAGACACTGCTCGCCGTCGACCGGGCCGTGGAGTACGCCAGGCTCGTCGGTGACGAGTACATCGAACTGCACGCCAGGCTCACCCGTGGCTGGCTCACCGCCGACGCGGGCGATGCCGACGAGGGTATCGCCGAGATGTACGCGGTCCGCGACCGCGCCGACGAGCTGCACCTGGTCGGCATCATGAGCCGGGCAGGCATCAACCTCCCCTCCACCCTCGAAGCCATGGGCCGCTCCCTGGAGGCTGTGGCCGCCGCGGACCACGGCATCGAGATCAGCCGCAGCCACGGCATCGCCGACATGGAGGCCTGGGTCCGCTGCAACCAGGCGACCTCGCTCTTCTCCCTCGGCCACTGGGACGAGAGCCGGACCACCACCGACGCGGCGGCCCGCGCCGCCCAGTCCGGCAAGGCGCAGGGACTCGTCGCCTCACACCGGACCGAACTGGCCCTCGCCCAGGGGGACCTGGCCGAAGCCGAGATCCAACTCGCCCTGACCCGGCGCTTCTTCGGCTCCCGCGACCCGCAGCCCCAACACCTCATCACTCCCGTGCGCCATGCCATGATGCTCGCCGTGCAGCAGGGGCGGCTCCCCGAGGCGCGGGCCGTGTTCGAGGCACAGTCGGAGCAGGGCTTCCCGCCCGGCACCCAGCGGTACGCCCTGCCGCTGCTCCATGTCGCAGCCGCCGCCGAGGCCGACTCCCGGGGGCTGCCCGCGGCCGACCCCGGTCGTCCGGCGATCCTCGCGGCCGTCCGGGCCCACCTGAAGCGGCTGCCGATGCTCGTCCCCGTCTGGGCGGCGCACGGTCTTCTGGTCGACGCCGAGCTGGCCAGGGCCGAGGGCCTCGACACCCCCGACCACTGGTCCCGCGCCGCCGCCGCCTTCGCCCCGCTCCACCGCCCGTACCAACTGGCCCAGATCCACTACCGCTGGACCGAGGCCCTGCTCATCGCCTCCGGCGACCGGTCCGCGGCCACCGCCCTGCTGCGCGACGCCCACCACACCGCCGGGCGACTCGGCGCCCGCCCGCTGACCGAGACCATCGAGCTGCTGGCGGGCCGCGCCCGCATCACCCTCACCGCGCCCGAGCGGACCGGGGCCCATGGCACCGCGCACGAGATACCGGCCGCCGTCACCGTCCCCGACCGGGACGGCACCACCGAGGAGACCGCGGACCGCGAGCAGACCGAGGACCATCTGCGCGAGGCCGCCGCGGCGGCGGTGGAGTCCTTCGGGCTGACGCGCCGCGAACAGGATGTGCACCGGCTGGTCGCCGCCGGTCACACCAATCGCCGCATCGCCGAGGAGCTCTACATATCGCCCAAGACCGCGAGCGTGCATGTCTCCAACATCCTCGCCAAGCTCGGCGTCTCCAGCCGCGGCGAGGCGGCCGCCCTGGCCCACAGGCTCCGTCTGTACCCCGCCGGGAACGCCGCCTCCTGA
- a CDS encoding DUF6191 domain-containing protein: protein MRPVFNFFEELFAPGRKHAAEEQRRLELSRVDLGVGDPGRGPIDLASGKVTVRAPGADSGPAADREALPDPDGPDAVAVDPEMASGPGTPDDPESGPAQAGPDARP from the coding sequence GTGCGGCCGGTGTTCAACTTCTTCGAGGAGCTCTTCGCACCGGGCCGTAAGCACGCCGCCGAGGAGCAGAGGCGGCTGGAGCTGAGCCGGGTGGATCTCGGTGTCGGCGACCCGGGGCGCGGGCCGATAGACCTCGCCTCCGGAAAGGTGACCGTCAGGGCGCCGGGGGCCGACAGCGGCCCTGCGGCTGACCGGGAGGCGCTGCCGGACCCGGACGGCCCGGACGCGGTCGCGGTCGATCCGGAGATGGCGTCCGGGCCGGGTACGCCGGACGACCCGGAGAGCGGGCCGGCCCAAGCAGGGCCGGACGCGCGGCCCTGA
- a CDS encoding PQQ-dependent sugar dehydrogenase, giving the protein MAALAAGTLLLTAGCSSEDGSGTTAGGGTTPARPSPAASGPSAAPSPSVALPPAKGSVKVVSTLTEGLDSPWGLAQLPDGDLLVSSRDRGTITRIDQKSGRKTLLGSVPGVAPDGEGGLLGIAVSPTYGSDHFVYAYFTTASDNRIARMQYDENGTTPGQLLGAPDTILRGIPKGTIHNGGRIAFGPDRMLYAGTGETGDTGLAQDKRSLAGKILRMTPDGQPLHGNPEADSVVYSYGHRNVQGLAWDGQKQLWASEFGQDTWDELNRIVPGGNYGWPEAEGTAKKPGFIDPVAQWKTSEASPSGIAFAAGSVWMAGLRGERLWRIPLSGKPDKESLAPPQAFLEGRYGRLRTVLAAGGNRLWLVTNNTDTRGTPKPGDDRILVLEVR; this is encoded by the coding sequence GTGGCCGCGCTGGCGGCGGGCACGCTGCTGCTGACGGCCGGGTGCTCCTCGGAGGACGGTTCCGGCACCACGGCAGGCGGCGGCACGACGCCTGCCCGGCCCTCCCCCGCCGCCTCGGGCCCGTCGGCCGCCCCGTCCCCGTCGGTCGCCCTGCCGCCCGCGAAGGGCTCGGTGAAGGTGGTCTCCACCCTCACCGAGGGTCTCGACTCGCCGTGGGGGCTGGCGCAGCTGCCCGACGGCGATCTGCTGGTGTCCTCGCGCGACCGGGGCACGATCACCCGGATCGACCAGAAGAGCGGCAGGAAGACCCTGCTGGGCTCCGTGCCCGGGGTGGCGCCCGACGGGGAGGGCGGGCTGCTGGGCATCGCAGTCTCACCCACGTACGGCTCGGACCATTTCGTGTACGCGTATTTCACGACCGCGTCCGACAACCGCATCGCGCGCATGCAGTACGACGAGAACGGCACGACGCCCGGACAGCTGCTGGGTGCACCGGACACGATTCTGCGGGGCATCCCGAAGGGCACGATCCACAACGGCGGGCGGATCGCGTTCGGCCCGGACCGCATGCTGTACGCGGGCACCGGTGAGACGGGGGACACCGGGCTCGCGCAGGACAAGAGGTCGCTGGCCGGCAAGATCCTGCGGATGACCCCGGACGGGCAGCCGCTGCACGGCAATCCGGAGGCCGACTCCGTGGTGTATTCGTACGGTCACCGCAATGTGCAGGGGCTGGCCTGGGACGGGCAGAAGCAGCTGTGGGCGTCCGAATTCGGACAGGACACCTGGGACGAGCTGAACCGGATCGTGCCGGGCGGGAACTACGGCTGGCCGGAGGCCGAGGGCACGGCGAAGAAGCCGGGATTCATCGACCCCGTGGCCCAGTGGAAGACCTCCGAGGCCTCCCCGAGCGGGATCGCCTTCGCCGCGGGTTCGGTCTGGATGGCGGGCCTGCGCGGTGAGCGACTGTGGCGGATTCCACTGTCCGGCAAGCCGGACAAGGAATCTCTGGCGCCCCCGCAGGCGTTCCTGGAGGGAAGGTACGGGCGTTTGCGCACGGTGCTCGCCGCGGGCGGCAACAGGCTCTGGCTCGTCACGAACAACACGGACACCCGTGGCACCCCGAAGCCGGGAGACGACAGGATCCTGGTGCTGGAGGTGCGGTAG
- a CDS encoding aldo/keto reductase — protein MGAVGLGCMPMSWAYSASQQRGDRALRAVHAALDAGVQLLDTADMYGPFTNELLVGRALKGRRSDAFVSTKCGLLVGDQHIVANGRPGYVRRACDASLRRLQTEVIDLYQLHRADPEVPVEETWGAMAELVSAGKVRALGLCAVGARASRRPGARMYDETIRQLERVQQVFPVSAVQAELSVWSPDALESLLPWCSARGVGLLAAMPLGNGYLTGTLTPGQGFEPEDLRARHPRFTAEMMAANQPVVVGLRRIAERHGASTAQVALAWVLRQGPHVVPVPGTKRERWAVENAGAAGLTLTAQDLAEIARLPAARGSWD, from the coding sequence GTGGGTGCGGTCGGGCTCGGCTGCATGCCGATGAGCTGGGCGTACAGCGCGTCGCAGCAGCGCGGTGACCGTGCGTTGCGCGCGGTGCACGCGGCGCTGGACGCGGGCGTCCAACTGCTCGACACGGCCGACATGTACGGCCCCTTCACCAACGAGCTGCTGGTGGGCCGGGCGCTGAAGGGCCGCAGGTCCGATGCGTTCGTCTCCACCAAGTGCGGGCTGCTGGTGGGCGATCAGCACATCGTCGCCAACGGCCGCCCCGGCTATGTGCGGCGGGCCTGTGACGCCTCGCTGCGGCGGCTGCAGACCGAGGTGATCGATCTGTACCAGCTGCACCGGGCCGATCCCGAGGTGCCGGTGGAGGAGACCTGGGGCGCGATGGCGGAGCTGGTGAGCGCCGGGAAAGTGCGGGCGCTCGGACTCTGTGCGGTCGGGGCGCGGGCCTCGCGCCGGCCGGGGGCGCGGATGTACGACGAAACGATCCGTCAGCTGGAGCGGGTGCAGCAGGTCTTCCCCGTGAGCGCGGTCCAGGCGGAGCTCTCGGTCTGGTCGCCGGACGCGCTGGAATCGCTGCTTCCGTGGTGCTCGGCGCGGGGAGTCGGGCTGCTGGCGGCGATGCCGCTGGGGAACGGCTATCTGACGGGAACCCTGACCCCGGGTCAGGGTTTCGAGCCGGAGGATCTGCGGGCCAGGCATCCGCGGTTCACGGCCGAGATGATGGCGGCGAACCAGCCGGTGGTGGTCGGGCTGCGGCGGATCGCCGAGCGGCACGGGGCGAGTACGGCGCAGGTGGCGCTGGCCTGGGTACTGCGGCAGGGGCCGCATGTGGTACCGGTGCCGGGGACCAAGCGGGAGCGGTGGGCGGTGGAGAACGCGGGGGCGGCCGGGCTGACGCTGACCGCGCAGGACCTGGCGGAGATCGCCCGGCTGCCCGCGGCGCGGGGGTCGTGGGACTGA
- a CDS encoding 2-hydroxyacid dehydrogenase: protein MTSTKTPDVWLPLPAEEIEGLPEGLNYLFWDGAQDYPADPADCAFYVVPYMKGPEVAVRPLAGMTAVRIVQTLSAGIDHIEPGLGLLPVGVRLCNARGVHEASTSELALTLILAFLRGLPGFVRGQDEEEWRSGFYPALADKSVLIVGYGSIGAAIEDRLAPFECARVARVARSARATARGPVHALDELPALLPEADVVVLSTPLNASTQGLVGAEFLAAMRDGALLVNVARGGVVDTGSLLLELESGRLRAALDVTDPEPLPSGHPLWHAPNILITPHVGGSTSAFLPRARRLVAGQLSRFAAGEPVHNVVRTTG, encoded by the coding sequence GTGACTTCGACCAAGACGCCCGACGTATGGCTGCCGCTTCCCGCCGAGGAGATCGAAGGACTCCCCGAGGGTCTCAACTACCTTTTCTGGGACGGCGCGCAGGACTATCCCGCCGATCCGGCCGACTGCGCCTTCTACGTCGTGCCGTACATGAAGGGCCCCGAGGTCGCGGTCCGTCCGCTTGCCGGCATGACGGCCGTGCGGATCGTGCAGACGCTCTCCGCGGGCATCGACCACATCGAGCCGGGGCTCGGACTGCTGCCCGTCGGGGTTCGGCTGTGCAATGCCAGGGGAGTCCACGAGGCGTCGACCTCGGAGCTCGCCCTCACCCTGATCCTCGCCTTCCTGCGCGGCCTTCCCGGGTTCGTCCGGGGCCAGGACGAGGAGGAGTGGCGGAGCGGCTTCTACCCCGCGCTCGCCGACAAGTCCGTGCTGATCGTGGGGTACGGATCGATCGGCGCCGCCATCGAGGACCGGCTCGCGCCCTTCGAGTGTGCGCGGGTGGCGCGCGTCGCGCGCTCTGCACGGGCAACAGCACGCGGCCCCGTACACGCACTCGACGAACTGCCCGCACTGCTGCCCGAGGCCGATGTCGTCGTGCTGTCCACCCCGCTGAACGCGTCCACACAAGGGCTGGTGGGCGCGGAGTTCCTCGCCGCGATGCGGGACGGAGCGCTGCTCGTGAACGTCGCGCGCGGCGGTGTCGTCGACACCGGGTCGCTGCTGCTCGAACTCGAGTCCGGCCGGCTGCGTGCCGCCCTCGATGTCACCGATCCGGAACCGCTGCCTTCCGGCCATCCGCTCTGGCATGCTCCGAATATCCTGATCACTCCTCATGTGGGCGGCAGCACCTCGGCGTTCCTGCCGCGCGCCCGACGGCTGGTGGCAGGGCAGCTGAGCCGCTTCGCCGCGGGGGAGCCGGTGCACAACGTCGTGCGCACCACCGGCTGA
- a CDS encoding putative bifunctional diguanylate cyclase/phosphodiesterase, whose product MSAPAGALGAFLSRRSAVGGASALVPQVLLGLVCGGYAVGAALGWGSSELALIMGDFGLSAAALVAAVSCFLYARTGGDRFRPAWLLFSLSSLMAAGGNAVWGWYEVVLGIPVPGTSLADVFYLCFAPPAVVGLLVLAKRPVTRAGWLCLALDSWLIGGSLLTLSWSLALAHTAHLVDAEGASVARAALSLAYPLLDIVLVSMVLALHFRRSSVNRSAVNTAVAALALTVLSDALFTSPLLRQSYHSGQLLDAGWFAGSLLLAYAPWGANSAADNAFPPRGAPRSTSRPIAGSLAALTPYLAAAVCTLGILYNVIEGRRVDRVVVFTGCTVVLALVVRQGIMLVDNIALTQELAQKENHFRSLVQGSSDVIMIAAPSGVLRYVSPAAAGVYGRDADDLVGAELASIIHPEDLGRVVHEVRRFLAASPGEEPTTRIECRFRSGTGDWLNVESTVNRHQGGLILNSRDVTERVRLQAQLQHNAEHDPLTDLPNRALFTERVRQALGGRRSGDPGTAVLFIDLDGFKAVNDRLGHQAGDELLIQAARRLHESVRAGDTAARLGGDEFAAIILGDGIREQSARECQVHEIADRLRLTLSQPYRIGAGEVRVAASIGVAFAEPGISPSDLMRNADLAMYRAKAGGKDRVELYAPQMQAEVVRRSELAARLRTALRDGEFALLHQPVVHLASGTVAAVAAQARWRSAQGILFTPAEFLRVAEDGDRTAELGRWLLEEAVEQAADRARAGHPVSVAVRLSARRLLDKGMPFGSVEALLTRHGLPSGALMIEVADSDPRISFEELEQRLVALRRLGVRIALDGFGSGYAAINALRRLPIDVLKLDRGLVEGVVESARLHKITSGLLRIACDLGMQSVADGVDVPEQVLALRAMGCTHGQGMAFSGPLDEYRLRRALARGEFPVPSSATAQPVLAGGSIPLLSGSHVETPVPPT is encoded by the coding sequence GTGAGCGCCCCGGCCGGCGCCCTCGGGGCGTTCCTCTCCCGGCGGTCGGCCGTCGGCGGCGCATCCGCACTGGTCCCGCAGGTCCTGCTCGGCCTCGTCTGCGGCGGCTACGCGGTGGGGGCGGCCCTCGGCTGGGGTTCTTCGGAACTGGCGCTCATCATGGGGGACTTCGGCCTCAGCGCCGCCGCGCTGGTCGCGGCCGTCTCCTGTTTCCTCTACGCGCGGACCGGCGGTGACCGGTTCCGGCCCGCCTGGCTGCTGTTCTCGCTCTCCTCGCTCATGGCCGCCGGGGGCAACGCGGTCTGGGGCTGGTACGAGGTCGTGCTCGGCATCCCGGTGCCCGGCACCTCCCTCGCCGACGTCTTCTACCTCTGCTTCGCACCGCCCGCCGTCGTCGGGCTGCTCGTCCTCGCCAAGCGCCCCGTCACCCGGGCCGGCTGGCTCTGTCTCGCACTGGACTCCTGGCTGATCGGCGGATCGCTCCTCACGCTCTCCTGGAGCCTCGCCCTCGCCCACACCGCACATCTCGTGGACGCCGAGGGCGCGAGCGTGGCCCGCGCCGCGCTCTCGCTGGCCTATCCGCTGCTCGACATCGTGCTGGTCTCCATGGTGCTGGCCCTGCACTTCCGGCGATCCAGCGTCAATCGCTCCGCGGTGAACACCGCCGTCGCCGCCCTCGCCCTGACGGTCCTGTCCGACGCGCTGTTCACTTCTCCGCTGCTGCGCCAGAGCTACCACTCCGGCCAGCTGCTGGACGCGGGCTGGTTCGCCGGTTCCCTGCTCCTCGCGTACGCACCCTGGGGCGCGAACAGCGCGGCGGACAACGCCTTCCCGCCGCGGGGGGCGCCGCGCTCGACCAGCCGCCCCATCGCGGGATCGCTGGCCGCGCTGACGCCGTATCTCGCCGCCGCCGTCTGCACCCTCGGCATTCTGTACAACGTCATCGAGGGCCGCCGGGTGGACCGGGTCGTGGTCTTCACCGGCTGCACGGTGGTGCTCGCCCTGGTCGTACGGCAGGGCATCATGCTCGTCGACAACATCGCCCTCACCCAGGAGCTGGCCCAGAAGGAGAACCACTTCCGCTCCCTGGTGCAGGGCTCCAGCGACGTCATCATGATCGCCGCCCCCTCCGGCGTCCTGCGCTACGTCAGCCCCGCCGCCGCGGGGGTGTACGGGCGCGATGCCGACGACCTGGTCGGCGCCGAGCTCGCCTCGATCATCCATCCCGAGGACCTGGGGCGGGTGGTCCACGAGGTGCGCCGGTTCCTCGCCGCCTCCCCGGGAGAGGAACCCACCACCCGCATCGAGTGCCGCTTCAGATCCGGTACGGGCGACTGGCTCAACGTCGAATCCACGGTCAACCGCCACCAGGGCGGACTGATCCTCAACAGCCGCGACGTCACCGAACGGGTGCGCCTGCAGGCCCAGCTGCAGCACAACGCCGAACACGACCCGCTCACCGACCTGCCCAACCGCGCCCTGTTCACCGAGCGGGTACGCCAGGCCCTGGGCGGCCGCCGCTCCGGCGACCCCGGCACCGCGGTGCTCTTCATCGACCTCGACGGCTTCAAGGCGGTCAACGACCGCCTCGGCCACCAGGCGGGCGACGAGCTCCTCATCCAGGCCGCCCGCCGCCTCCACGAGTCCGTACGGGCCGGTGACACCGCCGCCCGCCTCGGCGGTGACGAATTCGCGGCGATCATCCTCGGCGACGGCATCCGCGAACAGTCCGCCCGCGAATGCCAGGTCCACGAGATCGCCGACCGGCTGCGCCTGACCCTCTCCCAGCCGTACCGCATCGGCGCCGGTGAGGTCAGGGTCGCCGCGTCCATCGGCGTCGCCTTCGCCGAGCCCGGCATCTCCCCGAGCGACCTCATGCGCAACGCCGACCTCGCCATGTACCGCGCCAAGGCGGGCGGCAAGGACCGCGTCGAGCTGTACGCCCCGCAGATGCAGGCCGAAGTCGTACGCCGCTCCGAGCTGGCCGCCCGGCTGCGCACCGCCCTGCGCGACGGCGAGTTCGCCCTGCTCCACCAGCCCGTGGTGCATCTCGCCAGCGGCACCGTCGCCGCCGTCGCCGCCCAGGCCCGCTGGCGCTCCGCCCAGGGCATCCTGTTCACCCCGGCCGAATTCCTCCGCGTCGCCGAGGACGGCGACCGCACCGCCGAGCTGGGCCGCTGGCTCCTCGAAGAGGCCGTCGAGCAGGCCGCCGACCGGGCCAGGGCCGGCCACCCGGTCTCCGTCGCCGTGCGGCTCTCCGCCCGCCGCCTCCTCGACAAGGGCATGCCGTTCGGCTCCGTCGAGGCGCTGCTCACCCGGCACGGCCTGCCCTCCGGCGCCCTGATGATCGAGGTCGCCGACAGCGACCCCCGGATCTCCTTCGAAGAACTCGAACAGCGCCTCGTCGCGCTGCGCCGGCTCGGCGTCCGCATCGCACTCGACGGCTTCGGCAGCGGCTACGCCGCGATCAACGCCCTGCGCCGGCTCCCCATCGACGTACTGAAACTGGACCGCGGTCTCGTCGAGGGAGTCGTGGAATCCGCCCGGCTGCACAAGATCACCAGCGGCCTCCTGCGCATCGCCTGCGACCTCGGTATGCAGTCCGTGGCCGACGGCGTGGACGTACCGGAGCAGGTCCTCGCACTGCGCGCCATGGGCTGTACGCACGGCCAGGGAATGGCCTTCTCCGGGCCGCTCGACGAGTACCGGCTGCGCCGCGCCCTGGCCCGGGGCGAGTTCCCGGTGCCCAGCAGCGCCACCGCCCAGCCGGTCCTGGCAGGCGGCTCGATCCCGCTCCTCAGTGGCTCACATGTTGAGACGCCCGTCCCACCCACTTGA